From Neobacillus sp. PS2-9, the proteins below share one genomic window:
- a CDS encoding beta-1,6-N-acetylglucosaminyltransferase — protein sequence MNSSPRTAYILQIHKNPDQVNKFINQLISGDQADVFVHIDKRNYEDMNKKIIKSPNVKVLQKSIVCEWGHISQVETTIHLLREVLASKNKYDFVCLRSGQDLLVKDGFKDFLLNNKGKIFMDFINITWKNEGAMRINWPNITRKRYTSAHPFRIYRRTIKALYDKGINLFPNTNYWPKEYSFYCGSQWFTIPSNVANYIIEFLDNNTWYLQYFKNTYTPDEWFFHTLIMNSHFKCDVVNNNLLYLRMGEKLSERNSPVYLTSKDINIIENSNQFFARKFDDTIDYSVVEYFAKKACFVRGKAAV from the coding sequence ATGAATTCTTCCCCACGAACTGCTTATATTTTACAAATCCATAAAAATCCAGATCAAGTGAATAAGTTTATCAATCAACTAATTTCAGGCGATCAGGCGGATGTATTTGTTCATATTGATAAGCGAAATTATGAAGACATGAATAAAAAGATAATCAAAAGTCCAAATGTTAAAGTTTTACAAAAAAGTATTGTTTGTGAGTGGGGACATATTAGCCAAGTAGAAACGACTATCCATTTGTTGAGGGAAGTATTAGCCTCCAAAAATAAGTATGATTTTGTTTGCTTAAGAAGTGGGCAAGATTTACTTGTAAAGGATGGATTTAAGGATTTCTTATTGAATAATAAAGGTAAGATATTTATGGATTTCATTAATATCACATGGAAAAACGAAGGTGCAATGAGGATAAATTGGCCTAATATTACAAGAAAAAGGTATACTTCCGCACATCCTTTTAGAATTTACAGAAGAACAATCAAAGCTTTGTACGATAAGGGAATAAATTTATTCCCCAATACTAATTATTGGCCTAAGGAATACTCATTTTATTGCGGTTCGCAATGGTTTACGATACCTTCTAATGTTGCAAATTACATCATCGAGTTTTTAGATAATAATACATGGTATCTCCAATACTTTAAAAATACTTACACTCCTGATGAGTGGTTTTTCCATACTTTAATTATGAATTCACATTTTAAATGTGACGTGGTGAATAATAATCTTTTGTATCTAAGAATGGGGGAAAAACTAAGTGAGAGAAATTCCCCTGTGTACTTAACAAGTAAGGATATTAACATAATAGAGAATTCAAATCAATTCTTCGCAAGGAAATTTGATGATACTATTGATTATTCAGTTGTGGAGTATTTTGCAAAAAAGGCTTGCTTTGTTAGAGGTAAAGCAGCTGTCTAA
- a CDS encoding diaminopimelate decarboxylase, translated as MFLTYHQLEGLDKEFGSSFFLLDVDKLKSNYQKIDVAFRSRYQNFIIGYSYKTNYLPYLCKEMNQLGAYAEVVSRLEYDLAVKIGVPPEKIIFNGPLKFSEDIETALENGSMLNIDSLYEIDYVTDYCLKNKQNLVKVGVRVNFDLSSNGESPLQEGYEVSRFGICVSNGDFHSAIQRLKELENLNIVGLHGHFSTKERKVETYGTIARKLCELAKQYIPDTIEYIDIGGGIYGELPASFKLQTPSFVDYADTICRIMNNEFEGYVKKPYLILEPGISMVANAFTFIAKVIDTKTIQENSFVLIDGSVHNIKPTMHKRNLPMRHVFQNPERNSYDTYNIVGYTCMEKDYLAYKVKGLLPIKDDYVIFENVGAYTVVFNPPFIKERPGIVATVNGEFFTVRRKESLKEFFNEDLYVF; from the coding sequence ATGTTTTTAACATACCATCAACTAGAAGGCCTAGACAAAGAGTTTGGGTCTTCTTTTTTCTTATTAGATGTAGATAAATTAAAAAGTAATTATCAAAAAATTGACGTTGCATTTAGGAGTAGATACCAAAACTTTATTATTGGTTATTCGTATAAAACGAACTACTTGCCTTACTTATGCAAGGAAATGAATCAATTAGGAGCCTATGCCGAGGTTGTCTCTAGATTAGAATATGACTTAGCTGTAAAAATAGGAGTTCCTCCAGAAAAGATTATCTTTAATGGTCCTTTAAAATTTTCTGAAGATATTGAAACAGCTCTAGAAAATGGAAGTATGTTAAACATTGATTCGCTCTATGAAATAGACTATGTGACAGACTACTGCTTAAAGAATAAACAAAATCTTGTAAAAGTAGGTGTAAGAGTTAACTTCGACCTTTCTTCTAATGGGGAAAGTCCACTTCAGGAAGGATATGAGGTTAGTAGATTTGGAATCTGTGTTTCAAATGGAGACTTTCATTCTGCTATACAGAGGCTTAAGGAATTAGAAAATCTTAATATTGTTGGCTTACATGGTCATTTCTCCACGAAAGAAAGAAAAGTCGAAACATATGGGACTATTGCGAGGAAACTATGCGAACTAGCCAAGCAGTATATCCCAGACACTATTGAATATATAGACATAGGAGGTGGCATATATGGAGAACTACCTGCCTCCTTTAAACTGCAAACACCAAGTTTTGTGGATTATGCTGATACGATTTGTCGTATTATGAACAACGAATTTGAAGGTTATGTAAAAAAGCCATACTTAATATTGGAACCTGGAATTTCCATGGTAGCAAATGCATTTACCTTTATTGCAAAAGTAATCGATACAAAGACAATACAAGAAAACTCATTTGTTCTAATAGATGGCAGCGTTCACAATATTAAGCCTACCATGCATAAAAGAAATCTTCCTATGCGTCATGTGTTCCAAAATCCAGAACGAAACTCTTACGACACATATAACATAGTAGGATATACCTGCATGGAAAAGGATTATTTAGCATACAAAGTAAAAGGGCTATTACCCATAAAAGACGATTATGTTATTTTCGAGAATGTTGGTGCTTATACGGTTGTCTTTAATCCACCATTTATTAAGGAAAGACCAGGCATTGTGGCAACAGTTAACGGTGAATTTTTCACTGTACGAAGAAAGGAAAGTTTGAAGGAATTTTTTAATGAGGATCTTTATGTATTTTAA
- a CDS encoding ATP-grasp domain-containing protein has translation MNILLCSAGRRVKLVKYFKEELKKIGGKVVAADCDPSAPALYLADSAEIVPRITHPEYIQHIKQVCKKHKINAVLSLIDPELSLLAENKIEFEKENINIIVSNKDVVNICFDKFLTYTFLTSHNLPAVPTYVKIDDILSEIEKNQIQFPLIIKPRTGSASLGISIIHSLEELHALWKDTGELIAQPFIVGDEYGVDCYVDFINYKTTNIFCKKKIKMRAGETDKSIAVNDPELLHLIEKTLNELKAIGPVDIDCFKTDSEYIISEINPRFGGGYLHAHEEGQNFVKNIVNNLAGMCNSVDIGNYSDGSVMIKFDDVLILRGIDQVPFHHHLQKSV, from the coding sequence ATGAATATTTTACTATGTAGTGCGGGGAGAAGAGTGAAATTAGTTAAATATTTTAAAGAAGAACTGAAGAAAATAGGGGGGAAAGTAGTAGCTGCAGATTGTGATCCTTCCGCCCCAGCCTTGTATCTTGCAGACTCAGCAGAAATAGTGCCCCGTATCACCCATCCAGAATATATCCAACACATAAAACAGGTTTGCAAAAAGCATAAAATCAATGCCGTGTTAAGTCTGATTGATCCCGAATTAAGCCTACTAGCAGAGAATAAGATTGAGTTTGAAAAGGAGAATATAAACATAATTGTTTCTAATAAAGATGTAGTAAATATCTGTTTCGACAAATTCCTCACCTATACTTTTTTAACATCACACAACTTGCCGGCAGTCCCCACATACGTAAAGATCGATGATATACTCTCTGAAATTGAAAAGAATCAAATTCAGTTTCCTTTAATTATAAAGCCGAGAACTGGCAGTGCAAGTCTAGGAATCTCGATTATTCATTCTTTGGAAGAGTTACACGCTCTTTGGAAGGATACGGGTGAGTTGATTGCCCAGCCATTTATTGTGGGGGATGAATATGGAGTAGATTGTTATGTTGACTTTATTAACTATAAAACTACCAATATTTTCTGCAAAAAGAAAATAAAAATGAGAGCAGGAGAAACGGACAAATCAATCGCCGTGAATGATCCTGAACTTCTTCATTTAATTGAAAAAACGCTAAATGAACTAAAAGCAATAGGACCTGTAGATATTGATTGTTTTAAAACGGATAGCGAGTACATTATTTCAGAAATTAATCCAAGGTTCGGTGGAGGATATCTTCATGCACATGAAGAAGGTCAAAATTTTGTGAAAAATATAGTAAATAATTTAGCGGGCATGTGTAATTCGGTTGATATAGGAAATTATTCTGATGGATCTGTCATGATAAAGTTTGATGATGTATTAATTTTAAGAGGGATAGATCAAGTTCCATTTCACCATCATTTACAAAAATCCGTATAA
- a CDS encoding GNAT family N-acetyltransferase yields MEEKQLVSAFRKEFEEYCQKENIICEFIRFHPLLQNCRIMEEFVDTSFDRETIFIDLTKTEKEIFNGYHTNHKRNINKANKKELVFRVFKNEEALEVVETFYQLYKETMDKLNASTYSYFSTSYIKDLLSHLSQYSIIGAVFYKDQMVAASMCLYEGNSLHYHLGCSNKEYLHLGVNTFLLHQLGIWGKRAGLERFHLGGGHKGRDSLFQFKSRFNPNGVLPFYIGKKVHNPVLYNQLIQKWENYYEDEVNKTYFPAYRSVPKKTVSISG; encoded by the coding sequence ATGGAAGAAAAACAGCTAGTATCGGCATTTAGAAAAGAGTTTGAAGAATACTGTCAAAAAGAAAATATAATATGTGAATTTATTAGGTTTCATCCCTTGCTGCAGAATTGCCGGATAATGGAGGAATTTGTAGACACCTCTTTTGATCGGGAGACTATTTTTATAGATTTGACGAAAACAGAAAAGGAAATTTTTAATGGTTATCATACTAACCATAAAAGAAATATTAACAAAGCAAATAAAAAAGAGTTAGTGTTCAGAGTTTTTAAAAATGAAGAGGCACTTGAAGTGGTAGAAACCTTTTACCAATTATATAAAGAAACAATGGATAAATTGAATGCTTCTACCTATTCTTACTTTTCTACTAGTTATATAAAAGATTTATTATCTCATTTAAGTCAGTATTCAATTATTGGTGCTGTTTTTTATAAAGATCAGATGGTAGCCGCCTCTATGTGTCTGTATGAAGGCAATTCATTGCATTATCATTTGGGTTGTTCCAATAAGGAATATTTACATTTAGGTGTGAACACCTTTCTTCTTCATCAATTAGGCATTTGGGGGAAAAGAGCGGGATTAGAAAGATTCCATTTGGGTGGAGGCCATAAAGGAAGAGATTCTCTTTTTCAATTTAAATCCCGTTTTAATCCTAATGGAGTACTCCCATTTTATATTGGTAAGAAAGTCCATAATCCTGTTTTATATAATCAACTGATACAAAAATGGGAGAACTATTATGAAGATGAAGTTAATAAAACTTATTTTCCAGCCTATCGTTCTGTTCCCAAAAAAACTGTATCAATATCAGGGTAA
- a CDS encoding lactonase family protein, translating to MTNTNHYMGYIGTYTKGESKGIYSFTLNTEDAKIENVTIAAELENPTYVNISKDNRYLYSVVKEGENGGLAAFSIHEDGSLTAINRELSAGASPCHVSVDSQNRYVFGANYHKGLVESHLLNKEDGSILPAASIMIHEGSGPDPRQEKPHTHYAGLTPDEKYLAVVELGIDALITYAVNSDGTLTKVKLLPLKAGSGPRHLVFHPNGKIAYVMTEFSSEVIVLTYHEENGHFTEKQYISTLPEDFTENNQGSAIHISSDGRFVYAGNRGHNSIAVFSVNPETGELSFVEHVLTKGDWPRDFALDPSEKFIVASNQESGNLVLYSRDEGTGTLTLIQSDIVVPYPVCVKFLHE from the coding sequence ATGACAAATACGAATCATTATATGGGGTATATTGGCACATACACAAAAGGAGAGAGTAAAGGAATCTATTCCTTTACCTTAAATACGGAAGACGCAAAGATAGAGAATGTTACGATTGCTGCAGAGTTAGAAAATCCTACATATGTAAACATTAGCAAAGATAATCGCTACCTTTATTCGGTTGTCAAAGAAGGAGAAAACGGCGGGCTTGCTGCTTTTTCCATTCATGAAGATGGTAGCTTAACTGCCATTAATCGTGAGCTTTCAGCCGGGGCATCTCCTTGTCATGTTAGTGTAGACAGCCAGAATCGATATGTGTTTGGTGCTAACTACCATAAAGGTTTGGTAGAATCTCATTTACTAAACAAAGAGGATGGTTCGATTTTACCAGCTGCTTCTATCATGATTCATGAAGGTTCTGGCCCAGATCCAAGGCAGGAAAAACCTCATACTCATTATGCCGGACTTACACCAGATGAAAAATATCTAGCTGTCGTGGAATTAGGGATTGATGCCTTAATCACATATGCGGTAAACAGTGACGGAACACTTACGAAAGTAAAGCTTCTGCCATTAAAGGCTGGAAGCGGTCCAAGGCATTTAGTGTTTCATCCGAATGGAAAAATTGCCTATGTAATGACAGAGTTTAGCTCTGAAGTCATTGTGTTAACCTATCACGAGGAAAATGGCCATTTTACAGAAAAGCAGTATATCTCCACACTTCCTGAAGACTTCACTGAAAACAATCAAGGCAGTGCCATTCATATTTCATCTGATGGACGTTTTGTCTATGCGGGGAATCGTGGACATAATAGTATCGCCGTTTTTAGTGTGAATCCTGAAACTGGAGAGTTAAGTTTTGTAGAACATGTTTTAACTAAAGGTGACTGGCCGAGGGATTTTGCTCTAGATCCGAGCGAGAAGTTTATTGTAGCTTCGAATCAGGAGTCGGGGAATCTTGTGCTTTATTCACGGGATGAGGGAACTGGAACACTAACGTTAATTCAGTCTGATATAGTGGTGCCTTATCCGGTTTGTGTGAAGTTTTTGCATGAGTAA
- a CDS encoding DsbA family protein — protein sequence MASKKKNTKNETKSSSKFVFWMVGIIAAFVLGFIFLGNHSKQEESKTKEAIDYSNQPFLGDKSAPVSIIEFGDYKCPNCKNFTEKVVPIIQKELVDNGKAKFYFMNDSFINVDSIRSAKFAESVYQELGNEKFWKFHDLLYEKQPAEPEKEKMDIFTESFLTDTLKEVADSNEVDKVVKNFRDKKSENSWDKDMSYAEKLGVTGTPTIFVNGKLFEGQTIDDLIKMVEDATKEK from the coding sequence ATGGCTTCTAAAAAGAAGAATACGAAAAACGAAACAAAATCATCCTCTAAGTTTGTCTTTTGGATGGTAGGAATTATTGCAGCCTTTGTTCTAGGATTTATCTTTTTGGGGAATCACTCCAAACAAGAAGAGTCTAAAACAAAGGAAGCGATTGATTATAGCAATCAGCCATTTCTTGGAGACAAGTCTGCACCGGTATCCATTATTGAATTTGGCGATTACAAATGCCCAAATTGTAAGAACTTTACTGAGAAGGTTGTTCCAATTATTCAAAAAGAGCTTGTTGATAACGGGAAAGCTAAATTCTATTTCATGAATGATTCTTTCATCAATGTCGATTCCATTCGTTCGGCTAAATTTGCTGAATCAGTTTATCAGGAGCTTGGGAACGAGAAGTTTTGGAAATTTCATGATCTTCTATATGAAAAGCAACCAGCCGAGCCTGAAAAAGAAAAAATGGATATCTTCACTGAATCCTTTTTAACTGATACTTTAAAAGAAGTGGCTGATAGCAATGAAGTGGATAAAGTGGTTAAAAACTTCCGTGATAAGAAGTCGGAGAATTCGTGGGACAAGGATATGAGTTACGCAGAAAAACTAGGCGTAACGGGAACACCGACTATTTTCGTTAATGGTAAGCTGTTTGAAGGACAAACCATCGATGATTTAATTAAAATGGTAGAGGACGCCACTAAGGAGAAATAA
- a CDS encoding disulfide oxidoreductase produces MNKSLLLSWIAAVIATLGSLYFSEVMHYIPCTLCWYQRIFMYPLAIILGMAVYRNDLRIHKYVLPLSIIGMLISGYHTLLQKIPYLQQFEMCTSGVPCARDYINWLGFITIPLLAFIAFTIITVSLVVLARGHKE; encoded by the coding sequence ATGAATAAATCATTATTACTTTCTTGGATTGCTGCTGTCATCGCCACACTTGGCAGCTTGTATTTTAGTGAAGTGATGCACTACATTCCATGTACCCTCTGTTGGTATCAAAGGATTTTCATGTATCCATTAGCCATTATTTTAGGTATGGCAGTTTATCGTAACGATTTAAGAATTCATAAATATGTTTTGCCATTGTCGATCATTGGCATGTTGATTTCGGGCTATCATACACTATTGCAAAAGATTCCTTATTTACAGCAGTTTGAAATGTGTACTTCGGGTGTGCCTTGCGCGAGAGATTACATCAATTGGCTTGGTTTTATTACGATCCCTTTATTAGCCTTTATTGCATTTACTATTATTACAGTAAGTTTAGTGGTCCTTGCACGAGGCCATAAAGAGTAG
- a CDS encoding YjcZ family sporulation protein — translation MSDGRHNNNGFALIVVLFILLIIVGASYLY, via the coding sequence ATGTCAGACGGCAGACACAATAACAACGGCTTTGCTTTAATCGTTGTATTGTTCATTTTATTAATTATTGTTGGTGCATCTTATCTATACTAA
- a CDS encoding membrane lipoprotein lipid attachment site-containing protein, whose amino-acid sequence MKKWIFLLLAVFILSACTPKAYTESLDAGKAALEKENYTEAKDKFENALEEKETNEAKNYLHAAEIMQESVTLYHKGDFDTATYTLKNLLSKKATKKLVSKQANALIKEIQEAKSLSDSMRERIIKGKALMEQNQYDQALNVFKEVSETIQFTDIPSIEEITKEASELMIETANKKKTADEEKQKLEETKQKEKEEEAKAKQEKEEANQPLTHAQAEDLVKQHLNLSSDQNVKVVYDHDADNGDYVIHVYEFVVDNSQTGEGHTTTWGWYGVNKQTKMVYDAMQ is encoded by the coding sequence ATGAAAAAGTGGATTTTTTTATTACTAGCCGTATTTATTCTTTCTGCCTGCACGCCAAAAGCCTATACCGAAAGTTTGGATGCTGGTAAGGCTGCACTGGAGAAAGAGAACTATACTGAAGCGAAAGACAAATTCGAAAATGCATTAGAAGAAAAAGAAACAAATGAGGCAAAGAATTACCTTCATGCAGCTGAAATCATGCAGGAAAGTGTCACACTCTATCATAAAGGTGATTTTGATACTGCCACTTATACGCTTAAAAACCTGTTAAGTAAGAAAGCCACTAAAAAGTTAGTTAGTAAACAGGCTAATGCACTCATCAAAGAGATCCAAGAGGCAAAATCACTTTCTGACTCAATGAGGGAACGAATCATTAAAGGTAAAGCATTAATGGAGCAAAATCAGTATGACCAGGCATTAAACGTCTTTAAAGAAGTATCAGAAACCATTCAATTTACTGATATCCCTTCTATTGAAGAAATTACAAAAGAAGCCTCTGAACTTATGATTGAGACAGCCAACAAGAAAAAGACCGCGGACGAAGAAAAGCAGAAACTAGAGGAAACAAAACAGAAAGAAAAAGAAGAAGAAGCAAAAGCAAAACAAGAAAAGGAAGAAGCAAACCAACCACTTACACATGCACAAGCAGAGGATTTAGTGAAACAACATCTTAACCTTTCTTCTGATCAAAATGTTAAAGTGGTCTATGATCACGATGCTGATAACGGTGATTACGTTATCCACGTTTATGAGTTTGTTGTCGATAACTCACAAACTGGCGAAGGACATACGACAACATGGGGCTGGTATGGTGTGAACAAACAAACGAAGATGGTGTATGATGCAATGCAATAA